From Micromonospora echinospora, one genomic window encodes:
- a CDS encoding ABC transporter ATP-binding protein: MSGGELAVRGLGKAYAGVRALDDVSIAVPAGEIVGLIGPNGSGKTTAIDCVTGLQRPDTGTVELDGRDITGWRPDRLAHHGLVRTFQQVRTFESLTVRHNLRVAALGRRPRSRRLADLVRPDREDKALRARLDELVDTFALGPVAHQPAGQVSYGQRKLIEFAAACVLPPRVLLLDEPVAAVNPTIGNLIRDRIRDLNAAGTTVLLVEHNIDLVVGLCHRVVVLDQGRTLAQGRPGEVIARDDVQEAYLGG; the protein is encoded by the coding sequence GTGAGCGGCGGGGAACTGGCGGTACGCGGGCTCGGCAAGGCGTACGCCGGGGTGCGGGCCCTGGACGACGTGTCGATCGCGGTCCCCGCCGGTGAGATCGTCGGGCTCATCGGCCCCAACGGATCGGGCAAGACCACCGCGATCGACTGCGTCACCGGCCTCCAGCGGCCCGACACCGGCACGGTCGAACTCGACGGCCGCGACATCACCGGATGGCGACCCGACCGGCTGGCCCACCACGGGCTGGTACGGACGTTCCAGCAGGTGCGCACGTTCGAGTCGCTGACCGTCCGGCACAACCTCCGGGTGGCCGCCCTCGGCCGCCGGCCGCGCTCCCGGCGGCTGGCCGACCTGGTCCGACCCGACCGTGAGGACAAGGCGCTGCGCGCCCGCCTCGACGAACTCGTCGACACCTTCGCCCTCGGCCCGGTCGCCCACCAACCCGCCGGACAGGTCTCCTACGGGCAGCGCAAGCTGATCGAGTTCGCCGCGGCCTGCGTGCTGCCGCCCCGGGTCCTGCTGCTCGACGAGCCGGTGGCGGCGGTCAACCCGACCATCGGCAACCTCATCCGGGACCGGATCCGGGACCTGAACGCCGCCGGCACCACCGTGCTCCTGGTCGAACACAACATCGACCTGGTGGTCGGCCTCTGCCACCGGGTGGTCGTGCTCGACCAGGGTCGCACCCTGGCCCAGGGGAGACCCGGCGAGGTCATCGCCCGCGACGACGTCCAGGAGGCGTACCTTGGCGGCTGA
- a CDS encoding branched-chain amino acid ABC transporter permease, translating into MRPTGAATTGLGRTARRAGRGRPRVEPVVWSLGAAFAAVLPLVLPVPYHLSTAITALMFVALAVSFDLVVGRIGALSLCQPVFFGFGSYAAAILSTRHGWSFGPTLAVAALAAVGVALAIGVPSFRLSLHAFAIATLGFATIAVLLAKNWVGLTGGPLCTTGVPAMTLFGVELTSLAAQYYVVLGLAALTVGVAFGVSRSRLGLALTAVRDDPVLAAARGLSPTAFRLTAFGLSAALSATVGVFNAYFQSVVCPENLDMSYMTALLIMVFVGGRGSLRGVVSAALLFTVLPQLLHLAEEWRMVIYGLVLLGVVIAVPDGLERAFQAAGRLRRPPPPPPPPATAPPATREKATR; encoded by the coding sequence GTGAGACCAACCGGCGCGGCCACCACCGGGCTCGGCCGGACGGCGCGGCGGGCCGGGCGGGGGAGACCACGCGTCGAGCCGGTGGTCTGGTCGCTCGGGGCGGCCTTCGCGGCCGTGCTGCCGCTGGTCCTGCCGGTGCCGTACCACCTCTCCACCGCGATCACCGCCCTCATGTTCGTCGCCCTGGCGGTCTCCTTCGACCTGGTGGTCGGCCGGATCGGCGCGCTCAGCCTGTGCCAGCCGGTCTTCTTCGGCTTCGGCTCGTACGCGGCGGCGATCCTGAGCACCCGGCACGGCTGGTCGTTCGGGCCGACCCTGGCCGTGGCCGCGCTGGCCGCCGTCGGCGTGGCCCTGGCCATCGGCGTCCCGTCGTTCCGGCTGTCGCTGCACGCCTTCGCGATCGCCACCCTCGGCTTCGCGACCATCGCGGTGCTGCTCGCCAAGAACTGGGTCGGCCTCACCGGTGGACCGCTCTGCACCACCGGCGTGCCGGCGATGACCCTGTTCGGCGTCGAACTCACCTCGCTGGCCGCGCAGTACTACGTCGTCCTGGGTTTGGCGGCGCTCACCGTCGGGGTCGCCTTCGGCGTCTCCCGCAGCCGGCTCGGCCTCGCCCTCACGGCGGTCCGGGACGATCCGGTGCTGGCCGCCGCCCGGGGTCTGTCGCCGACCGCGTTCCGGCTCACCGCCTTCGGCCTCTCGGCCGCGCTCTCGGCGACGGTGGGCGTCTTCAACGCCTACTTCCAGTCGGTGGTGTGCCCGGAGAACCTGGACATGTCCTACATGACCGCACTACTGATCATGGTGTTCGTCGGGGGACGGGGCAGCCTGCGCGGCGTGGTGTCGGCGGCCCTGCTCTTCACCGTGCTGCCGCAACTGCTGCACCTCGCCGAGGAGTGGCGGATGGTCATCTACGGGCTGGTCCTGCTCGGGGTGGTCATCGCGGTCCCGGACGGCCTGGAACGGGCGTTCCAGGCGGCCGGTCGGCTCCGGCGGCCACCACCGCCCCCGCCACCACCGGCGACGGCCCCACCGGCGACGCGCGAGAAGGCGACCCGGTGA
- a CDS encoding SRPBCC family protein yields MTPQSTGAGPEITERITVAAPAQTVYAAVADVRRMARWSPECVAVWVTRRDSGRPERFVGWNRRGPFLWFTTCRVVTATPGEEFAFDVTTFGQPVARWGYRFAETGDGTDVTEYWQDRRNSAARLLGRVFTGKAATERPVVNRDGMRETLRRLKRELETA; encoded by the coding sequence GTGACGCCGCAGTCGACCGGGGCGGGCCCGGAGATCACCGAACGGATCACCGTGGCGGCGCCGGCGCAGACGGTGTACGCCGCCGTCGCCGACGTCCGACGGATGGCCCGGTGGAGCCCGGAGTGTGTCGCGGTCTGGGTCACCCGACGCGACAGTGGACGGCCGGAGCGCTTCGTCGGCTGGAACCGTCGCGGCCCGTTCCTCTGGTTCACCACCTGCCGGGTCGTCACCGCGACGCCGGGCGAGGAGTTCGCCTTCGACGTCACCACGTTCGGCCAGCCGGTGGCCCGCTGGGGATACCGCTTCGCGGAGACCGGCGACGGCACCGACGTGACCGAGTACTGGCAGGACCGCCGCAACAGCGCGGCACGCCTGCTCGGTCGGGTCTTCACGGGTAAGGCCGCGACCGAGCGTCCGGTGGTCAACCGGGACGGCATGCGCGAGACGCTGCGCCGGTTGAAGCGGGAACTGGAAACCGCCTGA
- a CDS encoding enoyl-CoA hydratase-related protein, giving the protein MDAYREITYAVADQTATISLNRPEERNGYTVRMADELAHAFDRADSDDDVRVVILTGAGEHFCAGLDLSTSELDTPDDPDAAWAEPAGRCSMRIFAMNKPVIAAVRGAAVGAGATIILPADYRLAATDARFGYVFSRRGIYAEGASAWFLPRLVGMGTALDWMVSGRAFDAAEALSAGLVHSVHEPEQLLDKAHQLARTLIATTAPVSVAVIRQMLYRMSALDSPYPAHHLDSRLSAEAVDSPDAQEGFASFRQRRSPAFPGRVSKDLPDYLPWLHE; this is encoded by the coding sequence GTGGACGCGTATCGCGAGATCACCTATGCCGTTGCCGACCAGACCGCCACGATCTCGCTCAACCGTCCGGAGGAGCGCAACGGCTACACCGTGCGGATGGCCGACGAGCTCGCCCACGCGTTCGACCGCGCCGACTCCGACGACGACGTGCGGGTGGTCATCCTGACCGGAGCGGGCGAGCACTTCTGCGCCGGGCTGGACCTGTCCACGTCGGAGCTGGACACGCCCGACGATCCCGACGCGGCCTGGGCGGAGCCCGCCGGCCGCTGCTCGATGCGGATCTTCGCGATGAACAAGCCGGTCATCGCCGCGGTCCGGGGCGCGGCCGTCGGCGCCGGCGCGACCATCATCCTGCCGGCCGACTACCGGCTCGCGGCCACCGACGCCCGGTTCGGGTACGTGTTCAGCCGGCGCGGCATCTACGCCGAGGGCGCGTCCGCCTGGTTCCTCCCCCGTCTGGTCGGGATGGGAACCGCCCTGGACTGGATGGTCAGCGGACGGGCCTTCGACGCCGCCGAGGCGCTCTCCGCCGGCCTGGTGCACAGTGTCCACGAGCCGGAGCAGCTGCTCGACAAGGCGCACCAGCTCGCCCGGACCCTCATCGCCACGACCGCGCCGGTGTCGGTGGCGGTCATCCGGCAGATGCTCTACCGGATGAGCGCGTTGGACTCGCCGTATCCGGCGCACCACCTGGACTCCCGGCTCTCGGCCGAGGCGGTGGACAGTCCCGACGCCCAGGAGGGGTTCGCCTCGTTCCGGCAGCGGCGCAGCCCCGCCTTCCCCGGCCGGGTCAGCAAGGACCTCCCGGACTACCTTCCCTGGCTCCACGAGTGA
- a CDS encoding aspartate aminotransferase family protein translates to MSSDVFDLYRRHLGEGLGRVAAMLNTPLEVGATGAVVHTADGRQLVNCAGYGVFLVGAGHPAVRAAVHEQIDRQALSTRVLLNEPAARAAEALTSVAPEGLVKVHFSTSGAEAVETAIKIARANGRHRLVSMHSGYHGKTTGALSLTARSLYQDPFRPLLPEVVHVRFGDLDELAAVVDRDVCVVVEPVQSEGGVIIPAPGYLKAVEELCRDRGAMLVLDEVMTGLGRLGTWWGADRDGVRPDILLVGKALSGGLVPVAATLATAAAFAPLDKDPYLHTSTFSAAPIAMAAVRATVGVIRDEGLVDRAGALGARLLAALTEAAGVIGHLVAEVRGVGLLIGVEFRAGHHAAEFLMDLLDNDVVVNHSMNAHPVLRLTPPATMTPAEEARLVASFARACAALAARFPAATTGPAA, encoded by the coding sequence GTGTCCTCCGATGTCTTCGACCTGTACCGCCGGCACCTGGGCGAGGGGCTGGGTCGGGTCGCGGCCATGCTCAACACGCCGCTGGAAGTCGGCGCCACGGGCGCGGTCGTGCACACCGCCGACGGCCGCCAGCTGGTGAACTGCGCCGGCTACGGCGTGTTCCTCGTCGGGGCCGGCCACCCGGCCGTGCGCGCGGCCGTGCACGAGCAGATCGACCGGCAGGCGCTGTCCACCCGGGTGCTGCTGAACGAACCGGCGGCGCGGGCCGCCGAGGCGCTGACCTCGGTGGCCCCGGAGGGCCTGGTCAAGGTGCACTTCTCCACCTCGGGCGCGGAGGCGGTGGAGACCGCCATCAAGATCGCCCGAGCGAACGGGCGGCACCGGCTGGTCTCCATGCACAGCGGCTACCACGGCAAGACCACCGGGGCGCTGTCGCTCACCGCCCGGTCGCTCTACCAGGACCCCTTTCGTCCACTGTTGCCGGAGGTCGTCCACGTCCGCTTCGGTGACCTGGACGAGCTGGCCGCCGTCGTCGACCGGGACGTCTGCGTGGTCGTGGAGCCGGTGCAGAGCGAGGGCGGGGTGATCATCCCGGCGCCCGGCTACCTCAAGGCGGTCGAGGAGCTCTGCCGCGACCGGGGCGCGATGCTGGTGCTCGACGAGGTGATGACCGGCCTCGGACGCCTCGGGACCTGGTGGGGAGCGGACCGCGACGGGGTGCGGCCGGACATCCTGCTGGTCGGCAAGGCGCTCAGCGGAGGCCTGGTGCCGGTCGCGGCGACCCTGGCGACCGCGGCGGCCTTCGCGCCGCTCGACAAGGACCCCTACCTGCACACGTCCACCTTCTCCGCGGCCCCCATCGCGATGGCCGCGGTCCGGGCGACGGTCGGGGTGATCCGGGACGAGGGCCTGGTCGACCGTGCGGGCGCCCTGGGGGCGCGGCTGCTGGCGGCATTGACCGAGGCGGCGGGCGTGATCGGGCACCTGGTGGCCGAGGTCCGTGGGGTCGGGCTGCTCATCGGCGTCGAGTTCCGGGCCGGTCACCACGCCGCGGAGTTCCTGATGGACCTGCTCGACAACGACGTGGTGGTGAACCACTCGATGAACGCGCACCCGGTGCTCCGGCTGACCCCGCCGGCGACCATGACGCCGGCCGAGGAGGCCCGGCTGGTCGCCTCGTTCGCGCGTGCCTGTGCCGCCCTGGCCGCACGTTTCCCCGCCGCGACGACCGGCCCCGCGGCATGA
- a CDS encoding ABC transporter ATP-binding protein — translation MAADPSGTPVLALRDVHAGYQDVEILRGIDLDVRRGETVCVVGANGAGKSTLLKTVFGMVATRSGSIRVDGVEVSRDSTRARLARGVVLVPQGRCNFPRMSVEENLRMGGYTLPRSAVAAGIDRAYQTFPVLGERRGQAAGNLSGGEQQLLEMAMALMLDPKVVLIDEPSLGLSPRMRHHVFAALHTLATQQVGVLLVEQNAVQALTVADRGLVVELGRVAKSGTGPDMLDDPEVRRAYLGLPA, via the coding sequence TTGGCGGCTGACCCCTCCGGGACCCCGGTGCTGGCCCTGCGCGACGTGCACGCCGGCTACCAGGACGTCGAGATCCTCCGTGGCATCGACCTGGACGTGCGCCGGGGCGAGACGGTGTGCGTGGTCGGCGCGAACGGGGCCGGAAAGTCCACCCTGCTGAAGACGGTGTTCGGCATGGTGGCCACGCGGTCCGGTTCGATCCGGGTCGACGGCGTCGAGGTGAGCCGCGACTCCACCCGGGCCCGGCTGGCCCGGGGCGTCGTCCTCGTGCCGCAGGGGCGGTGCAACTTCCCCCGGATGAGCGTCGAGGAGAACCTGCGGATGGGCGGCTACACGCTGCCCCGGAGCGCGGTCGCGGCCGGGATCGACCGGGCGTACCAGACCTTTCCGGTGCTCGGCGAACGGCGTGGCCAGGCGGCCGGCAACCTCTCCGGCGGCGAGCAGCAGCTCCTGGAGATGGCCATGGCGCTGATGCTCGACCCGAAGGTGGTGCTCATCGACGAACCGTCGCTGGGGCTGTCACCCCGGATGCGGCACCACGTCTTCGCCGCGCTCCATACGCTGGCCACGCAGCAGGTGGGCGTGCTGCTGGTCGAGCAGAACGCGGTGCAGGCCCTGACGGTCGCCGACCGTGGCCTCGTGGTCGAGCTGGGCCGGGTCGCGAAGTCGGGAACCGGACCGGACATGCTCGACGACCCCGAGGTCCGACGCGCCTACCTGGGCCTGCCCGCCTGA